TCAGCCTTGAAAAATGGCTTCAACGTGAAGGGTGCGAGGAGGAGGGCATGGAGGTAGGGTGGGCTCCGCAAAGCCCAGGCTGAAGCCTCGCATGGTGTAACAGCTACCCACCGGTGCTGCCACGAAGGCTGTGTTTGAAAGCCTGTGGACCAGAAGTCTCCAGAAATGCTGTctgacatcttcattaatgacatggaCGATGGGGCAgggcgcaccctcagcaagttggcaggtGCCACCAAAccgggaggagtggctgatgcaccagagggtcctgctgccacccagagggacctggacaggctggagacaTGGGCTGAGAGAGACCTGGTGAAGTCCAGcgaggggaagtgccaagtcctgcccctggggaggagcagccccaggcaccaggaggggctggggccacccagctggaaagcagcttggcagagatggccccgggggtcctggtggacaccaagctgaccatGGGCCAGCAATGCGCTCTCAGACCAAATGCGGCCACCAGCCTCCTGTGCTGCATTAAGCAGAGCAtcgccagcaggtcgaggggcagatcctgcccctctgctcagcaccggTGAGAAACATCTGGGGTTTGTGTACCGtgttggggtccccagggcaagagagacatggacatgctggagcgAGTCCAGCCATCACTGAGGGCCTGGAGCATCTTTTtgacgaggagaggctgagagaactgggatgGTTCAGCCTgaagaggagaaggctcagggagatcttatcCACGTGGATAAATGCCTGATGGAGGTGGGTGAAGCAGACAgggccagactcttctcagtggtgccaagggacaagaagcaatgggcagaAACTGAAATCTAGGAAATTCtccttaaacataagaaaatactattttactgAGGGTGGTCCAACATGGGAAGAGGTtcctcagagaggttgtggagactctacccttggagatattcaaagcccAACTAGGCACAGCCTGGAGCAGCCTCCTCCCGCTGGCCCTGCTGGACCAGGGGGTTGGAggagatgacctccagaggtgccttcagCCTCGGTGACTTGGTGTTTCTGCGGCCGCGAGCCAGACCCTATTCCCAGCCGTGCCGTGACTctgctccccatcctcctccccgTGTCACGGGACGTGTCCTGATCCTTGCCAAGGTTTTTTGACACCAACTGCGAGGTATCACTGCTGAGAGACAGGAAAAACCGTTATGATTTCCTCCGGCAGATCTTCCTAGATCTAATAATCCAGACAGTTTATTGACTTCTTTATTTAACTGGAGTCATCTTCTCTCACTTCAGCACTGCCGTGTTTGCCTCGCAGCTTTTCCAAATACACGTCTACACCGAAAAATATCCCATGAGCATCATTTTTTCTAATTCCTTGAATCTACCCCTCTGATATATTTTGGGTCTCATCCAGCAACATGACCATTTAATTGAGCAATGTttttccccgtccccctgcagaGTCGCAGCGTGGCAGGCAGGAGCCGGGCTCCATCCGGGCACCGGGACTGGGCATGGCCAGGACCAAACGTTCCCCCTGCGCCCTGGGAGCATCCAGACAATGTGGGGCAGGCATGGGCTGCTCAGCTCCTTGATTGCTTTTACATGTTATTTCTGCATGAGTTCTGTCCCAAAACATGACTTTGAATTAAAATCCAAAGGCCCTGGCAATCTCCAAAtggattttgaaatttttttttagaagtcaaAATATCCTCCTGTTTTTTGTTCACGTCACGTGGGTCCTTCCATGTGGGTTTTTAGCTGACCCGTCCCTACTATTTTAGGTTTTGGGGCAGAAAGGTCCCACCGACTGCTCCTGAAGGCATCTCAAAGCCTTCCAGCAGCCTGCTTCTCTACAGACCCCTGCTCTCCAAAAGCCCTTATAAGAAAATCAGTAGAAAGACGGACAAAGTACCAACAGTTTTGGGTCCATATGAAGCGGTTTGGGCTCACTTTAGGTCCCAGCCCCCCAAAGTGCAGAAGCGGCTGCACCAAAGCCCGTCTGTGCTCTTCCCTCCTGAGCTGTCTTCAGGCAAAGTGGCATTCAGCTGCTAAAAGTTTAGTCAACAACTTctacctttccctttttttttcctacacgcTTGACAAATGCTATAATAGGGACACTATATTGCGGGTCTTCTGGTTTAATTTATTCTGCAGACTATGAAGAGAAACTTAAAGCAAAGTTTATTAAGCAGTTCAAGAAGACAAATACAAAATTTCATCGTCCCTGGGAGTTCTTTCTTGTTAAACTGTTTGTTGGGTGACCTGGACTTACGCACTCCTAATGCCcagggtgatttttttgttttctctattaATAATGCTTTTATTATTGCATTAGAGACATTTGTCTTTCAAAAAACCTGCTGTAGCAATAAGCGTCGCACTGAAATGCTATCGGTGTCCAAGCAGGCGGCCACGGGCTCTGCCTGAGCTCACCCGCAGAAGAGGGAATTTTCCATCGGATTTAAACTTTGCAGCTCAAATTAATCCCCACggctgtttcttttcctgttgttcaAGTGATTCCTTTGTATTGTTTGGCTGCCAAGGGAAAAATGGTGTCGGTCACCGAGAGGCTGTTCACCCCCCTGCCAAAATCCCAGTCACTACATCACCTCCCCGAGCAAAGTTCCCCACTTGCAGGCACCCAAGCCAAGAATTTAGAGCGATCCGTGGGAAGAGCAGgaacgggatgggatgggagggggtAAACAAATGAGTCACGGTAAcctcctgccctcagcccccGTGGGTCTGAGCTATGGGGCTCCTGGCActgggctgtggggctgcccctCCGGCTGCCATGACCCTCTCCCCCCGAAACCCCTTTTGTGGAGTGCGATTGGGGTGCTGGTGGAGGCAGGAGCCTCCTCCACCCCCCGGCAGCAtggagcaaggggaaaaaaaatcaaaatactgaaaGAGAGCAGTCCCAGGGCTGCGGGAGGTTCATTGCCAGTTGCTTTTTGGCGATTTGAGAGAGATTTGGTGCGTACGTGGAAGGAATTGCACCGCGGCCACGGGAAAGCAGAGTCCGGCTGGGACGAGCCCAGCCAGCGGTGTCGAGCATCCCTGGCCCGACACCTGCGAACCGCCCCACTGCGTGGCCAAAAAAAGGGTGCAAGTGCAGAGGTCCTGGCTGTTTCCATCGGCCCTGCCCAAAGGCGATCCTGGCTCCCGGCCATTCATCCTGTGGCTGGACGCCGGGGAATGctgctttcctctgctctggGTGAGGGTTATAATTCAGGCTCCTCTCAGCGAATACCATTTAATGCCCTCTGCTGAGGGTCTCCTTCCACTGCAGGGACCAGCATGAATTCAAacctcctccctctcttcctccagccctctcctccaGGGGAAATCGCTCCCTTCGCTGGGAACTGGCTTGTCACCAGCTCGCTCGGCCAAGGGCTGCAAGCGCTCTCGACCAGAGGTGAGGTGGCTGAGCCAGCGCCAGACGTGCTCGCGCGCAGCCAGATGTGCTGGTGCTCAGAGCAAGATGTTCAAAAGCATCGGAAGAGCCCCAAAAAAGCCGGAGGAGCCCGGGGAAGAGTTAATCCTACACCTGTAATAACGGCAACACCTTGGATTGATGTTCCTGCAAAACCCAAGCggatttgcaaaatatttcagaaaaaaaaaaaaagtgtttttcctaTGTTCTGATCCATTTTCCATCAGAAAGGAGTTTGATGGAAAATTGTCACCCAACAGGTACCTGACCAGCCGCGCATGCCCCGCTCCTGGGCTCCCTCGGTTAACGTTTACAAGAACATTCCCTCTTGGGTCACTGCACTGGTAAGCAAGGCAGTGACAAGACGAGCAACGACCTTGCGGTGACATGCGAGGTGACTTTTCAAAAGGGAGCACCGAGCAAAAATTGTAGAGGAGGAGCAACGCAGGGAGGAGAGAGCCGCTACCTCCCCCTGCACGCCTGTGGGGTTTTGCAATGCTTCCAGCACTCCGTGTCAGGTCTTTGAGACCTGTGTTACAACACCGCGGGGCCAGGTATGTGCTTGGTTGGGAGAAACCAGCATTTCCGTGTCACTGACCGCCCGGGGAGCGGCGAGGGGGACACGCAGGAGACAACCCCAGGGACGTAGGAAGGGCTGTGCCTATATAGAGCGCAAGGAAGGGCAGAGGCAGCGGGTTTCGGCTCCTCTCTGCTCACTGCTCAGTTGTGATTTTCTCCCTGGAGGGggaatttcttgattttttttttccctgctcagcagcacgGGGTGAGGATGGATGCTGGATCGGCCGGGATGCTCGttaccctcctcctcctctccatcctgTGGTTCCTGGTCTGGAGAAGCGACAAGAAGAGAAGCCGGCTGCCTCCAGGACCGGCCCCGTGGCCCattctgggcaacctatgccaaaAGGATGTCCTGCCCCTCTACAGGACCTACGAGAAGGTAAGAGAGGAGCTGGTGGTGCTGGACCCactcccagccctggcagggcagcaggagagaAAGCGTGAATGCCCCATGCCAAAATAAACGGGGAATTGTGCGGGTGACTCTTTTCCcaactttcttttctctctttccctccctcttctcttgCTCTGCCAGAATTGCCTAATCTGGGAGCATAATCAACACTGTTATTGAAGTCATTCTGCTCCTGTAAGGGACCCAGGGTGCTGACACGAATCCCTCTCCAGGCTGTGGCACTGCCACCATCCAGAGCTGCTTCCCAAAGATGATGCTTTGAACGCCCAAAGTGGCAGCGGGATCAGaaaccccccggggacagggCCAGGGTGGGAGCGGGGCGAGGACGCCGGCTTCGAGGGAGGCGCTTCCCCACCCTGCTCGTGCATTTGCCAGCGTTGTGGCCACGAGACCTCCTTTAAAATTAAACTGGGGTGTGGGACCCTCGTTCACTGCAGCTTTCCTGTCCTCCCCCAGCTGAGCAGCACGTACGGTCCCGTCTTCACCGTCTGGCTGGGGCTGAAGCCGGTGGTGGTGCTCTGCGGGTACGAGGTGGTGAAGGATGCTCTGCTGGGCCACTCCGAGGAGTTTGGAGGGAGACCTGAAATACCCCTCCTGGCACAGCTATCGAAAGATTACGGTAGGTGTCTGGATTTCTTCTAGGCACTTTCTTGCTCTTTGAGTAGAAAGACCCTGACTGCAGCTAGCCATGCTCAAGTCTAGTGAAGGACTCAACACCCAAGACCTCAAATAGTAATTTCCCACGCTGCAAGTCCCTCCATCTATTAAGCCTCTTGTCTGAGGACAACATTAAGTCCAGTTAGGCAGTTCCAGCTTTGTTCTGAGTTTCTGTAGAGATCCTCAGCCTTTCAAGGACACTGTGCACACACCAGGGTTGTCTTCTGGCTCAGTGCCCTACTGCTCCTCAGCGGGGCTCAGAGCAGGGTCCCCCGTTCCCGGGGAGGACTGGTGGGGCGGGCAGGTGAGTGGTCTCCAATGCCTTTCTCCAGGTTTTGTCTCCAACAACGAGGAGAAGTGGCGGGAGCTGCGGAGGTTCACGCTCAGCACCCTGCGGGACTTTGGGATGGGGAAGAACTCCATGTCGCAGCGGGTGCAGCAGGAGGCCCAGCACCTGGTGGAGCTGCTGGCAAAACTCGAAGGTGACGTGGGTCCTGTCCACCCTGGTCCCTGGGGCAGGTGGAGGACACACAACAGTCTCACGGGATGTGTGGTTTCTGGAGCTTTTTGCAACGGCTGATGTGGATGATCCTTGTAGAGAGATGGCTTAGACCTAGCTCCATCCCACCCAGAGAGGGCAGAAGGGATGTGGTACAGTCATGGCTTAAAGGCCAGGGTGGAAGATCCTGCTCCTGAACTGGTGCACGCGGTGGGGGACCACCGAGGAACATTTCATGccaaaagaacagaaacaggaaacTAAACTGCATGGCACTGAGAATGCACAAATAGGACACTGCCCTGGTGACTGCAGGGTCATCATGGTGATGTCCTCCTCTCCAACAAACCTGAGCTGCTGCCAGTGCCACCACCTCTTCTGGGGCTTCCTGAGTATAAGAGGAGATGGAGGCTCAGTTGTACGCTGGCCCCTCTGACTCTGATGAGCGGTGCTGGCGAGGGGCTGGTCACCGCAGGGAgatgccctgcagcccccccagatcTCCAGGACACCTCAGTGGGAGCCCAAAGCACCTGGAGGTGCCTCTGCTTTCCTCAGTCCCAAGCACTGGGGAGGGGTTTAGGAGCAGGGAGGTAGATTTAGGAGCCCACAGCTCAGGAGGACTTTTTGCTTCGGCTCTTAGACCTGGCAGATTCAACTGTGGCTCAGAGCTcaaaggaagggggaggaagggggaggaagggtgTTTTCTGTGTTGAAGCAGATAAATAACTGTTGACTTTTTGACGCCTTTCTTGTCTCTTCTGTGGCTGCAGGAAACGCCTTTGAGCCCATGACGACGTTCAGACATGCAGTTTCCAACGTGATCTGCTCTGTTGTCTTCGGGAGCCGTTACAGCTACAGCGACACGGCCTTTCTGGAGTTACTGAATGTGATCGGGAACTACATCAGcttcttcctctcccccatcGCTGTGGTAGGCGTCCTTgctgtgctcagcacccttcTGTCTGATGCGCTCGGGCAGTCAAGGGATGCTCCTTGGCTTTGGGTCACTCCTTGGCTTTGATGGGACAGCATGGCTTTGAGGGAAGGTGCAGGAGGCTCCATCCAGGCACCTGAGCCCTCCTGTGCCTCCTCCATCCGCAGGTCTACAACACCTTCCCCAACATCATGCACCACCTCCCAGGGCCACACAGGAAAGCCCTGGCCGAGTGCGAGAAGCTGAAGGACTACATCCGAGAAAGAGTCGAGCTTCACAAGCTGACGCTGGATCCCAGCTGCCCCCGGGACTACATCGACTGTTTCCTTATGAAAGCGGAGAAGGTAGAGGTGGTGCAAAGCGGGGCGAGGGTTGCCCTCCAGACCCGGCTGCAGCCTGGAAAATCACGCAGACGATACTGAATCCCCTCCCCACTGCATCCTTGCAGGAGAAGAGCAGACCGGAGAATATGTACAGCAATGAAGACTTGGTCATGTCAGTATTCAACCTCTTTGGTGCCGGGACAGTGACCACTAGCAAcaccctggtctttttcctcttgaTCCTGGCAAAATACCCCCATATTCAAGGTAAGAGCAGCAAAATGCGACTGCGCCCTGTGCCTGAGGAGGTCACGGTGCAGCAAAGGTGCAGACAGAGTTCCAGCCCTGGAGGGTCCCAATCATCCTGAATGGGTCACCCAAGGGTGAGAGCCATTAGACACAGATACACACAGGCCAGAGGGATCCGGGTAcctgctcccttctccccatccctgcccgtgCAGATGGCCCCGGACTGGCCCATGAGAGATGCCCTGAACCTGCCTGGTCCAGGGAGGTATGCGGACAGACAGCCTATTTCTGGTCTGTCCGAGGGGTTATGCCAGGTCGCTCCCTCTCTGCTAGGTCATCCTTTGGCTCTAGGATAGGTGTCCATGGAGGGCAGTGAGAAATCACGGGGGTGGCTCTGCACAACAAGC
This window of the Calonectris borealis chromosome 20, bCalBor7.hap1.2, whole genome shotgun sequence genome carries:
- the LOC142091170 gene encoding cytochrome P450 2C5-like — its product is MDAGSAGMLVTLLLLSILWFLVWRSDKKRSRLPPGPAPWPILGNLCQKDVLPLYRTYEKLSSTYGPVFTVWLGLKPVVVLCGYEVVKDALLGHSEEFGGRPEIPLLAQLSKDYGFVSNNEEKWRELRRFTLSTLRDFGMGKNSMSQRVQQEAQHLVELLAKLEGNAFEPMTTFRHAVSNVICSVVFGSRYSYSDTAFLELLNVIGNYISFFLSPIAVVYNTFPNIMHHLPGPHRKALAECEKLKDYIRERVELHKLTLDPSCPRDYIDCFLMKAEKEKSRPENMYSNEDLVMSVFNLFGAGTVTTSNTLVFFLLILAKYPHIQAKVQEEIDVVVGAGRAPSTEDKLRMPYTNAVIHELQRFHKTRIENFPRMTTRDIVFRGHYIPKDTAVVPVFSSVHTDPTQWENPKEVDPGHFLDEKGEFRKREAFMAFSAGKRMCPGEALARIELFLFLTTLLQSFTFQLAVEYKETDLFSLWLEIERRAIPGKFFAIRRPVSS